From the genome of Mycteria americana isolate JAX WOST 10 ecotype Jacksonville Zoo and Gardens chromosome 12, USCA_MyAme_1.0, whole genome shotgun sequence, one region includes:
- the VRK3 gene encoding serine/threonine-protein kinase VRK3, with amino-acid sequence MFGRGRRGRGRRGPAGAAREQPGPEAACASSRVIRFCPECGRGVEPTFRFCPACGGRLPSPLREEETEQTASAPPRQQARSPAASPRASPARPSVAARPSSRSPRKARPGPAVPLPAETVLTDQGGRQWRLVRLLEQGGCGLMYEAQSASGTCPQKQRYSLKLDVKDGKIYNEQNFFQRAAKAGTVEKWKKWHSVPLLGIPNCIGFGLHADSYRFLVFSDLGRTLQSILNDGLYLLREKAAFQIVVRLLDCLEYIHENEYVHGDITAENIYLNPADLTQVTLASYCFAFRYCPGGKHVAQREGSRTPHEGTIEFISLDSHKGAGPSRRSDLESLGYCLLKWLCGFLPWSDELDKVETVMEKKEKYKRDVKCLLQLCFRQRSIPDAVQSYLQQVMALEYEEKPDYKVLRQLFKKQLEKMKASAYDSVDIKMVP; translated from the exons atgttcggccgcgggcggcggggccgcgggcggcgggggccggcgggagcggcgcgggagcagccggggcccGAGGCGGCCTGCGCCTCCTCGag GGTGATCCGGTTCTGCCCGGAGTGCGGGCGCGGCGTGGAGCCCACCTTCCGCTTCTGCCCGGCCTGCGGCGGGAGGCTGCCCTCGCCGCTGCGGGAGGAGGAGACGGAGCAGACGGCGtcggccccgccgcggcagcAGGCCCGGAgccccgcggcctccccgcgGGCTTCCCCAGCCCGTCCCTCCGTCGCAGCGAGGCCCAGCTCCCGCTCGCCCCGCAaggcgcggcccgggccggcggtGCCGCTGCCGGCGGAGACGGTCCTGACAGACCAGGGCGGCAGGCAGTGGAGGCTGGTCCGGCTCCTGGAGCAGGGCGGCTGCGGGCTGATGTACGAAG CACAGTCAGCATCTGGAACCTGTCCTCAAAAGCAAAGATACTCCCTCAAACTT GATGTCAAAGATGGCAAGATCTACAATGAACAGAACTTCTTCCAGCGAGCTGCAAAGGCAGGCACAG TGGAGAAGTGGAAGAAGTGGCACTCTGTGCCGTTGCTGGGAATCCCCAATTGCATTGGCTTTGGACTGCATGCAGATAGCTACAG GTTTTTGGTGTTCTCTGACTTAGGGCGAACTCTTCAGTCCATCCTGAATGACGGCTTATACCTACTGAGGGAGAAGGCAGCTTTTCAGATTGTAGTCCGGCTG CTAGACTGCCTGGAGTACATTCATGAAAATGAGTATGTGCATGGGGACATCACAGCTGAGAACATCTATTTGAACCCAGCAGACCTCACACAG GTGACCCTAGCAAGCTATTGCTTTGCCTTCCGTTACTGCCCAGGAGGGAAGCACGTGGCTCAGCGTGAAGGCAGCAGGACCCCTCATGAAGGCACAATAGAATTTATCAGCCTGGACAGCCACAAGGGAGCAG GACCATCTCGCCGGAGTGACTTGGAATCTCTGGGCTACTGTCTTCTGAAATGGCTCTGTGGCTTCTTGCCCTGGTCTGATGAGCTGGACAAAGTAGAAACTGtgatggaaaagaaggaaaa GTACAAAAGGGATGTGAAATGCCTTCTCCAACTGTGCTTCAGGCAGAGATCCATTCCAG ATGCCGTACAGAGCTACCTGCAGCAAGTAATGGCACTAGAGTATGAGGAGAAGCCTGACTATAAGGTCCTGCGGCAGCTCTTCAAGAAGCAACTGGAAAAGATGAAAGCTTCAGCTTATGACTCGGTGGATATCAAAATGGTGCCCTAA
- the CCNF gene encoding cyclin-F — translation MKAGVIHCRCSRCFSFPSKRRIRKRPRVLTLLSLPEDVLFHVLKGLPAEDILSVRAVHSHLKYLVDNHASVWACASFQEIWPSPNNLKMFERAAERGNFEAAVKLGIAYLYNEGLSISDEGRAEVNGLKASHFFSLAERLNVCAAPFIWLFIRPPWSLSGSCCKAVVYESLKAECQLEKAQKGSILHCLAKVLSLFEDEEKRRESLEMFEESSKQGCLNSSYLLWESNRKAAMSDPGRYLQSLRKLRDYAAKGCWEAQIALAKACGNGNQLGLEAKSSSEMVSQIFQASLPISKQSIFTVQKGMNETMRYILIDWLVEVATMKDFSSLCLHMTVGCVDRYLKLRPVPRAQLQLLGIACMVICTRFISKEILTIREAVWLTDNTYKYEDLVRMMGEIISALEGKIRIPTIVDYKEVLSNVVSLERRTLHLYSFICELSLLNTSLCVYSPARLAAAALLLAKILHRQAHPWTSQLSECTGFSLEDLLPCVLSLHQKCFHDDVPKDYRQVSLTAVKQRFEDERYEEIGKEKMMSYSQLCSLLGVKQEDPEPSPLHTNVVEIQTFLSSPSGKRTKRRREDSIQDDRGSFVTTPTAELSTQEESLLDNFLDWSLDSCSGYEGDQESEGERDGDVTGPSGILDVTVVYMDPAEHCCQDSSDEDNLAVEWAGHAAPLREAKLLDDTRSLSAYLTPRNPNLEGSSGYSSVNSASPTSSVEGSLGVPLKPTSALSLGSAMNKEPCLPHYLESCLQSVCARPSDGKCDRRQVKRKNVAEHSEERVNLGFLSL, via the exons tgATTCACTGTAGATGTTCcaggtgtttttctttcccttcaaaacGAAGGATAAGAAAACGGCCCCGAGTCCTGACGTTGTTAAGTCTGCCTGAGGATGTTCTCTTTCATGTTCTGAAAGGCCTTCCTGCTGAGGACATCCTCTCGGTCAGAGCT GTGCACTCGCATCTTAAATACCTTGTGGATAATCATGCTAGCGTTTGGGCATGTGCAAGTTTCCAAGAAATATGGCCTTCTCCAAACAATCTGAAGATGTTTGAAAG GGCTGCTGAAAGGGGTAACTTTGAAGCTGCTGTGAAGCTGGGGATAGCGTACCTGTACAATGAAGGCT tgtcTATCTCTGATGAGGGTCGTGCAGAAGTGAATGGATTAAAGGCATCTCACTTCTTCAGTCTGGCGGAGCGTTTGAATGTGTGCGCAGCCCCATTTATCTGGCTCTTTATCCGTCCTCCCTGGTCCTTGAGTGGAAGCTGTTGTAAAGCTGTGGTCTATGAGAGTCTCAAAGCAGAGTGTCAGTTGGAGAAA GCTCAAAAAGGATCTATTCTCCACTGCTTGGCTAAGGTATTGAGTCTTTTTGAG gatgaagaaaaaagaagagaatccCTTGAAATGTTTGAAGAATCTTCAAAGCAGGGTTGTTTAAACAGCTCCTACCTCCTTTGGGAAAGTAACAGAAAGGCTGCT ATGTCAGATCCTGGCAGGTACCTCCAAAGTCTCAGGAAGCTACGGGACTACGCAGCAAAGGGCTGCTGGGAAGCACAG ATAGCTTTAGCCAAAGCTTGTGGGAATGGAAACCAACTAGGATTAGAAGCAAAATCTTCCAGTGAAATGGTGTCTCAAATATTTCAAGCTTCCCTTCCTATCAGCAAGCAAAGTATCTTCACTGTGCAGAAAGGAATGAATGAAACAATGAG GTACATCCTGATTGATTGGCTGGTAGAAGTGGCTACCATGAAAGACTTTTCTAGCCTATGCCTTCACATGACAGTGGGATGTGTGGATCGTTATTTGAAGCTGAGACCTGTACCTCGGGCTCAACTACAACTCTTGGGAATAGCCTGCATGGTCATTTGCACACG TTTCATCAGCAAAGAGATCTTGACAATACGGGAAGCTGTGTGGCTAACAGACAACACATACAAATATGAAGACTTGGTCAGAATGATGGGTGAGATCATTTCTGCcctagaaggaaaaataagg ATACCTACCATCGTGGACTACAAAGAAGTACTGTCAAATGTAGTCTCACTGGAGAGAAGAACTCTTCACCTTTACAGCTTCATTTGTGAACTGTCGCTCTTAAACACAAGCCTTTGTGTGTATTCCCCAGCccggctggctgctgcagcactgctgctggctaAGATACTACACAGGCAAG CACACCCTTGGACCAGCCAGCTGTCTGAGTGCACCGGTTTCTCTCTTGAAGACCTGTTGCCCTGTGTGCTGAGCCTCCACCAAAAGTG tttccaTGATGATGTCCCAAAGGATTATAGGCAGGTGTCCTTAACTGCAGTGAAACAACGATTTGAAGATGAGCGTTATGAAGAAATAGGCAAAGAAAAG ATGATGAGTTACAGCCAGCTCTGTTCCTTGTTGGGTGTGAAACAGGAGGACCCGGAGCCCAGTCCCTTGCACACGAATGTGGTGGAAATTCAGACTTTCCTTAGCTCTCCCTCTGGAAAGAGAACTAAAAG GAGGAGGGAAGACAGCATTCAGGATGACAGAGGCAGCTTTGTGACTACACCCACAGCAGAGCTATCCACCCAGGAAGAAAGTCTTCTAGATAACTTCCTAGACTGGAGTTTAGATTCCTGCTCTGGTTATGAAGGTGATCAGGAAAGTGAAGGCGAGAGAGATGGAGATG TGACGGGTCCCAGTGGGATCTTGGACGTGACGGTGGTCTATATGGATCCTGCGGAGCACTGCTGTCAGGACTCCAGTGATGAAGACAACTTAGCTGTAGAGTGGGCTGGGCACGCAGCACCACTGAGGGAGGCTAAGCTGCTGGATGATACTCGCAGCCTCTCAGCATATCTCACCCCAAGAAATCCTAACCTGGAAGGGAGCTCGGGCTACTCTTCCGTCAACAGTGCCAGTCCTACATCTTCGGTAGAAGGCAGCCTTGGAGTACCTCTCAAACCTACCTCAGCACTGTCTCTTGGCAGTGCCATGAACAAGGAGCCATGCCTGCCTCATTACTTGGAATCATGTTTACAGTCAGTTTGTGCTAGGCCTAGTGATGGCAAGTGTGACAGAAGGCAAGTCAAGCGAAAAAATGTGGCAGAACACAGTGAAGAAAGAGTGAACTTGGGCTTCTTAAGCCTCTGA